A genomic window from Nitrospirota bacterium includes:
- a CDS encoding helix-turn-helix transcriptional regulator yields the protein MIKCHLSRIMGERKLKIADVARDIDVHRNTITLLYYEKAQRIDFEVLDKLCKYFNCKVEDILEYRE from the coding sequence ATGATTAAGTGCCATTTATCAAGAATAATGGGCGAGAGAAAACTGAAGATCGCTGACGTTGCCCGGGACATCGACGTTCATAGAAATACCATTACCCTTCTCTATTACGAAAAGGCTCAGAGGATAGACTTTGAAGTTCTCGATAAGCTCTGTAAGTATTTTAATTGTAAGGTTGAGGATATTCTGGAATATAGAGAATAA